From Candidatus Methylomirabilota bacterium, a single genomic window includes:
- a CDS encoding amidase gives MSELVWRSIGELARAIAGREVSPVEVVQAHLDRVAALDGKLRAFITVSADAALAAAKAAEAAVMAGERLGPLHGVPIALKDLYMTRGVRTTGGSRILGDWIPEEDATVVTRLAGAGAVNLGKLNMHEFAFGPEGLNPHYGTPWNPWDANTHRICGGSSSGSGAAVAAGLCAGALGSDTGGSIRIPSALCGITGIKPTYGRVSRAGVLPLAWSMDHVGPMCRSAADCALMLNAIAGYDPRDPSTSVLPVPDYAAALGGDVKGLRVGVLRSFFLESTGVALRQAVEEAVRTLEGLGATSTEVNLASASHSAGASYAVLSPEAYAYHERWLQERPQDYGEDVRERLRVGAFVSGSDYLKGQRVRGVLRDEVNAALAQVDILVCATTPIVATSVGQTEITVEHAKLPVRTSLIRFTRPFNLTGHPVASVPCGFTAAGLPVGLQIVGRAFDEATVLRVADAYQRVTDWHKRRPPIDPPAPPA, from the coding sequence GTGAGCGAGCTCGTCTGGCGGTCCATCGGCGAGCTGGCCCGCGCCATCGCGGGTCGCGAGGTGTCGCCCGTGGAGGTCGTGCAGGCCCACCTCGACCGCGTCGCCGCCCTCGACGGCAAGCTGCGCGCGTTCATCACCGTGTCCGCCGACGCCGCGCTCGCCGCTGCCAAGGCCGCGGAGGCCGCGGTGATGGCGGGCGAGCGGCTGGGTCCGCTGCACGGCGTCCCCATCGCGCTCAAGGATCTCTACATGACGCGCGGGGTCCGCACCACCGGGGGCTCGCGCATCCTCGGGGACTGGATCCCGGAGGAGGACGCGACGGTGGTGACGCGCCTCGCCGGCGCCGGCGCGGTCAATCTCGGCAAGCTCAACATGCACGAGTTCGCGTTCGGCCCCGAGGGGCTGAACCCGCACTACGGCACGCCGTGGAATCCGTGGGACGCCAACACGCACCGGATCTGCGGGGGCTCGTCGTCAGGTTCCGGCGCGGCGGTGGCGGCGGGTCTCTGCGCGGGCGCGCTGGGCTCCGACACCGGCGGCTCGATCCGCATCCCGTCGGCGCTCTGCGGCATCACGGGGATCAAGCCGACCTACGGGCGGGTGAGCCGCGCCGGCGTGCTGCCGCTCGCCTGGTCCATGGACCACGTGGGCCCCATGTGCCGGAGCGCGGCCGACTGCGCGCTCATGCTCAACGCGATCGCGGGCTACGATCCGCGGGACCCCTCGACGAGCGTGCTTCCCGTGCCTGACTACGCCGCCGCGCTCGGGGGCGACGTGAAGGGCCTGCGCGTCGGCGTGCTCCGCTCGTTCTTCCTCGAGTCCACCGGCGTGGCGCTGCGCCAGGCGGTAGAGGAGGCGGTGCGCACCCTGGAGGGGCTGGGGGCGACCTCTACCGAGGTGAATCTGGCTTCCGCGTCGCACTCGGCCGGCGCCTCGTACGCGGTGCTCTCCCCGGAGGCCTACGCGTATCACGAGCGCTGGCTCCAGGAGCGGCCCCAGGACTACGGCGAGGACGTGCGCGAGCGGCTGCGGGTCGGCGCGTTCGTGAGCGGCAGCGACTACCTCAAGGGGCAGCGAGTCCGCGGGGTGCTCCGCGATGAAGTCAACGCCGCGCTCGCTCAGGTGGACATCCTCGTGTGCGCCACGACGCCCATCGTGGCGACGTCGGTCGGGCAGACCGAGATCACGGTGGAGCACGCCAAGCTCCCCGTGCGCACGAGCCTGATCCGCTTCACGCGCCCGTTCAATCTCACCGGTCATCCCGTCGCCTCGGTGCCGTGCGGCTTCACCGCCGCCGGCCTGCCCGTGGGGCTCCAGATCGTGGGACGCGCCTTCGACGAGGCCACCGTGCTGCGCGTGGCGGACGCCTATCAGCGCGTCACCGACTGGCACAAGCGGCGTCCCCCGATCGATCCCCCCGCGCCGCCCGCGTGA
- a CDS encoding DUF1344 domain-containing protein codes for MTMFKAVALGVLVAILAVGTVASAEEIKGKVQAVDPAGKSITLDNGTTLMIPASAKVDKKALSPGAEVKASYEEKNGMKMVQSLQVTK; via the coding sequence ATGACGATGTTCAAGGCAGTTGCGCTCGGGGTTCTCGTGGCCATTCTCGCGGTTGGAACCGTCGCGAGCGCCGAGGAAATCAAGGGCAAGGTCCAGGCCGTCGATCCGGCCGGCAAGTCCATCACGCTCGACAACGGGACCACGCTGATGATCCCCGCGTCGGCCAAGGTGGACAAGAAGGCGCTCTCGCCGGGCGCCGAGGTGAAGGCGAGCTACGAGGAAAAGAACGGGATGAAGATGGTCCAGTCGCTCCAGGTCACGAAGTAG
- a CDS encoding serine protease has product MKSAKRRVALLALAGVALLSGGCSGTIWARDLEPELTLERVLPSSVQVVLEQQEGRRFRSGSGVVIAARSAAEGPDCFILTSAHTFAGPGRGKSVFVLSQRHEGPGVRTPATVLAVSAHEGVDLALLGMRHENCPVAPIGRPARLGESVWVVSFPWGRELTVSRGVISQVRRTGSGAGHTVTAGRLMVDAAVSYGSSGGGVFRASTGELVGLVEGYPTARVAFEGGTSPGHVDVPVPGQTYLTPIGDAVEFLRGSGHGPLVAEGKPG; this is encoded by the coding sequence GTGAAGTCCGCGAAGCGTCGGGTCGCCCTGCTCGCCCTCGCCGGGGTGGCGCTGCTCTCCGGCGGCTGCAGCGGGACCATCTGGGCCCGCGATCTCGAGCCCGAGCTGACGCTGGAGCGCGTCCTGCCCTCATCCGTGCAGGTGGTGTTGGAGCAGCAGGAAGGCCGGCGCTTCCGTAGCGGCTCCGGGGTCGTGATCGCGGCGCGGAGTGCGGCGGAGGGGCCGGATTGCTTCATCCTCACGAGCGCCCACACGTTCGCGGGCCCCGGCCGCGGCAAGAGCGTGTTCGTGCTGTCGCAGCGGCACGAGGGGCCGGGTGTCCGCACGCCGGCGACCGTGCTCGCGGTGAGCGCGCACGAGGGCGTCGACCTGGCCTTGCTGGGGATGCGCCATGAGAACTGCCCCGTCGCGCCGATCGGTCGCCCCGCGCGCCTCGGCGAGTCGGTGTGGGTGGTGTCCTTCCCCTGGGGGCGCGAGCTCACGGTGTCGCGCGGGGTGATCAGCCAGGTGCGCCGCACCGGATCTGGGGCGGGGCACACGGTCACCGCCGGCCGCTTGATGGTGGACGCGGCCGTGAGCTATGGCTCGAGCGGCGGCGGTGTCTTCCGCGCGAGCACCGGCGAGCTGGTCGGTCTGGTCGAGGGCTATCCCACTGCGCGCGTGGCCTTCGAAGGGGGGACGTCGCCCGGGCACGTCGACGTGCCGGTCCCGGGCCAGACCTATCTCACGCCGATCGGCGACGCGGTGGAGTTCCTGCGGGGCAGCGGCCACGGGCCGCTGGTGGCCGAGGGGAAGCCCGGCTAA
- a CDS encoding class I SAM-dependent methyltransferase gives MSDAHKARVQAQFGGSAEAYVQSPGHAAGADLDTLVAWGRKRGARAVLDIATGGGHTAAAFAAFTPLVVSTDLTEAMVRAARGLAASRGLGGVRFAMADADALPFKEASFGVVTCRIAAHHFPALLPPLRQIARVLEPGGSFLVQDILGHEDEDAAAFILEIEKRRDPSHVRSIPRREWEAFLRAAGLTIIDEAVLPKVRPWEEWTTRTRMTPAAKAELERVVLAAPARCREAFSFVIEGGRVVSFTDRMLLLRADRD, from the coding sequence GTGAGCGACGCGCACAAGGCGCGGGTGCAGGCGCAGTTCGGCGGCAGCGCCGAGGCGTATGTCCAGAGCCCGGGGCACGCCGCCGGCGCGGATCTGGACACGCTCGTCGCGTGGGGCCGCAAGCGGGGCGCGCGGGCCGTATTGGACATCGCCACGGGAGGCGGCCACACCGCCGCGGCCTTCGCCGCCTTCACCCCCCTGGTGGTCTCCACCGACCTCACCGAGGCCATGGTCCGCGCGGCCCGCGGCCTGGCCGCGTCACGCGGTCTCGGCGGCGTCCGCTTCGCCATGGCCGACGCGGACGCGCTACCGTTCAAGGAGGCGAGCTTCGGCGTGGTTACCTGCCGGATCGCCGCCCACCATTTCCCGGCGCTCCTTCCGCCCCTGCGGCAGATCGCCCGCGTGCTCGAGCCGGGCGGCTCCTTCCTGGTCCAGGATATTCTCGGCCACGAGGACGAAGACGCGGCGGCGTTCATCTTGGAGATCGAGAAGCGCCGCGATCCCTCCCATGTGCGCTCGATCCCGCGACGGGAGTGGGAGGCGTTCCTGCGCGCCGCCGGCCTGACCATCATCGACGAGGCGGTGCTCCCGAAGGTGCGCCCTTGGGAGGAGTGGACCACACGGACGCGGATGACGCCGGCGGCCAAGGCCGAGCTCGAGCGTGTGGTGCTGGCTGCGCCCGCGCGGTGCCGGGAGGCCTTCTCGTTCGTGATCGAGGGCGGCCGTGTCGTCTCGTTCACCGACCGCATGCTGCTGCTCCGGGCGGACCGCGATTAG
- a CDS encoding PLP-dependent aminotransferase family protein, giving the protein MKIALDREAGREGRLPLARQIQTHIERLIGQGLLAPGVKLPATRELAEELGVNRTTVATAYEELVASGWARAHVGQGTFVADRVPGRAPAAPVSLPRLDWSGLLSRRAQIVWADTRRRAAYGQVVRPTPGVISFAGGMPDSTLFPTDAFRRVLNGVIREEGRELLQYYQPAGYPPLRQYLAGYLLRFGVEARPEEILIVNGSQQGFDLVARTLLDPGDYVAIEQPSYPRAMQVFRSIGAELLSVPMGPDGLDVGHLERLLERQEPKLLYCQPSAHNPTGLTMGLETRRRLLDLASRRRLPIVEDGFDGTLYYGERPPGPLKALDRAGLVVYVGTFSKILFPGLRLGWIVAPPELIERLEMAKQLADIHTSPLIQAAVYQFCQRRLLDRHQARALKEYGRRREALLAGLRAHMPAGVTWTETRGGFSLMLTLPEGMDATPLLPRAQSRGVTFTPGNAFFVDGGGERMLRLSFSALPLAQVEEGTRRLGEAIREQARQPGRAAREAVLAVPLV; this is encoded by the coding sequence ATGAAGATCGCCCTCGACCGAGAGGCAGGACGCGAGGGGCGCCTGCCGCTGGCGCGACAGATCCAGACCCATATCGAGCGGCTGATCGGCCAGGGGCTTCTCGCGCCTGGCGTGAAGCTGCCCGCCACGCGTGAGCTGGCGGAGGAGCTGGGCGTCAATCGCACGACCGTGGCCACCGCGTACGAGGAGCTGGTGGCGTCTGGCTGGGCTCGCGCCCACGTGGGGCAAGGCACGTTCGTGGCCGACCGCGTGCCCGGCCGCGCGCCGGCGGCCCCCGTGTCGCTGCCGCGCCTGGACTGGTCGGGCCTGCTCTCCCGACGCGCCCAGATCGTGTGGGCGGACACGCGCCGCCGTGCGGCCTACGGCCAGGTCGTGCGTCCGACCCCCGGTGTGATCTCGTTCGCCGGCGGCATGCCGGACAGCACGCTGTTCCCCACGGACGCGTTCCGCCGCGTGCTCAATGGCGTGATCCGCGAGGAGGGGCGCGAGCTCCTCCAGTACTACCAGCCCGCGGGCTATCCGCCGCTGCGCCAGTACCTCGCCGGCTACCTGCTCCGCTTCGGGGTGGAGGCGCGGCCCGAGGAGATCCTCATCGTCAATGGCTCGCAGCAGGGCTTCGACCTGGTCGCCCGCACCTTGCTCGATCCCGGCGACTACGTCGCCATCGAGCAGCCGTCCTACCCGCGCGCCATGCAGGTGTTCCGCTCGATCGGCGCCGAGCTCCTGTCCGTGCCCATGGGCCCGGATGGGCTCGACGTGGGCCATCTCGAGCGGCTGCTGGAGCGTCAGGAGCCCAAGCTCCTCTACTGTCAGCCGAGCGCGCACAACCCCACCGGGCTCACCATGGGGCTGGAGACGCGCCGCCGGCTCCTCGATCTGGCATCGCGGCGCCGGCTGCCCATCGTGGAGGACGGCTTCGACGGCACGCTCTACTACGGCGAGCGGCCGCCCGGCCCGCTCAAGGCGCTCGATCGCGCCGGCCTCGTCGTCTACGTGGGCACGTTCTCCAAGATCTTGTTCCCGGGTCTCCGCCTGGGCTGGATCGTGGCGCCGCCCGAGCTGATCGAGCGTCTCGAGATGGCCAAGCAGCTGGCGGACATCCACACGAGCCCGCTCATCCAGGCGGCCGTGTACCAGTTCTGCCAGCGCCGGCTCCTCGACCGGCATCAGGCGCGCGCCCTCAAGGAGTACGGCCGGCGGCGGGAAGCGCTGCTCGCGGGCCTGCGCGCACACATGCCCGCCGGCGTCACATGGACGGAGACCCGCGGCGGGTTCTCGCTGATGCTCACGCTGCCCGAGGGCATGGACGCGACCCCGCTCCTGCCGCGCGCGCAGTCACGCGGGGTGACCTTCACGCCGGGCAACGCGTTCTTCGTGGACGGCGGGGGCGAGCGGATGCTCCGTCTGTCGTTCTCCGCGCTCCCGCTCGCCCAGGTGGAGGAGGGCACGCGCCGGCTCGGCGAGGCGATCCGCGAGCAGGCGCGGCAGCCCGGCCGTGCGGCCCGCGAGGCCGTGCTGGCGGTGCCGCTGGTATGA
- a CDS encoding Smr/MutS family protein, producing MTPDDPDVPGSDSPVELPIEDVLDLHAFAPRDVLSVVDEYLRAASARGFAEVRIIHGRGTGAQRRAVQGLLATHPLVARFADASPERGGWGATIVILRRRT from the coding sequence GTGACGCCGGACGACCCCGACGTCCCGGGGTCGGACTCGCCCGTCGAGCTGCCGATCGAGGATGTGCTCGACCTCCATGCCTTCGCCCCCCGCGACGTCCTCTCGGTCGTGGACGAGTACCTGCGCGCGGCCTCGGCTCGGGGCTTCGCCGAGGTGCGGATCATCCACGGTCGTGGCACCGGGGCGCAGCGCCGCGCGGTGCAGGGGCTGCTCGCGACGCATCCGCTGGTGGCGCGCTTCGCGGACGCATCCCCGGAGCGGGGCGGGTGGGGTGCGACAATCGTCATACTGCGCCGGCGGACATGA